One Dictyostelium discoideum AX4 chromosome 3 chromosome, whole genome shotgun sequence genomic region harbors:
- a CDS encoding hypoxia induced family protein encodes MTEEINNTPASTQTQPQSAFATLSKKFTIPPPPKTIADGVKRDYVLVGGLAATIVALTAGIYNHSKGGSQLTTNRLLKGRIWAQAFTVVAMGWYAFAYQRDLDEAEASKHRKVILT; translated from the exons atgactgaagaaattaataatacaccTGCATCAACTCAAACTCAACCACAATCCGCTTTTGCAACTTTATCTAAAAAGTTTACaattccaccaccaccaaagaCTATTGCTGATGGTGTTAAAAGAGATTACGTCTTAGTTGGTGGTTTGGCTGCCACTATTGTTGCCTTAACAGCCGGTATTTATAACCATTCAAAAGGTGGTAGTCAACTCACTACAAATCGTTTATTAAAAGGAAGAATTTGGGCTCAA GCATTCACCGTTGTTGCTATGGGTTGGTATGCATTCGCTTATCAAAGAGATTTGGATGAAGCTGAAGCATCCAAACATAGAAAGGTTATCTTAACATAA
- a CDS encoding glutamine amidotransferase class-I domain-containing protein, which yields MIKSLRIGLLKCDSFIPDIKNKFGDIDSQFKNLLNSNTKSMNIDLSVFEVANDQFPSKEDCLDKQKFQGFIISGSKSSVNDDKDWIKKLKEYIQFFSENNVKTIGVCFGHQAIATALGGKVSYNPKGWTVSDYKINYINDSNFHKENPLVFNDIIKQSPPQQQQQQEQQPPPYLNIICINKEIVTEIPKDFKIFAKNERSDNQAMYFKNQFYSFQGHPEYTPELIKATILSRRGIIPDEIIDDGINRANNSNIDRSAFANGMIDFFIEK from the coding sequence atgattaaatcattaagaattggattattaaaatgtGATTCGTTTATAccagatattaaaaataaatttggagACATTGATAGTCAATTtaagaatttattaaatagtaatactAAATCAATgaatattgatttatcagTATTTGAAGTTGCAAATGATCAATTCCCAAGTAAAGAAGATTGTTTAGATAAACAAAAATTTCAAGGATTTATAATTAGTGGTAGTAAAAGTTCAGTGaatgatgataaagattggataaagaaattaaaagaatatattCAATTCTTTTCAGAGAATAATGTTAAAACCATTGGTGTTTGTTTTGGACATCAAGCGATTGCAACAGCATTAGGTGGAAAAGTATCATATAATCCAAAAGGTTGGACTGTTTcagattataaaattaattatatcaaTGATTCAAATTTTCATAAAGAAAATCCATTAGTTTTTAATGATATAATTAAACAATCACCAccacagcaacaacaacaacaagaacaacaaccacctccatatttaaatataatttgtataaataaagaaattgtaACAGAAATaccaaaagattttaaaatttttgcaAAAAATGAAAGATCTGATAATCAAGCaatgtattttaaaaatcaattctaTTCTTTTCAAGGTCATCCAGAATATACAccagaattaattaaagcaACAATCTTATCAAGAAGAGGAATTATCCCTGATGAAATTATTGATGATGGTATTAACAGagcaaataattcaaatattgataGATCAGCTTTTGCAAATGGAATgattgatttctttattgaaaaataa
- the dynE gene encoding dynactin 25 kDa subunit: MQVQPKYFEKSQYIETLNGNKVSKSSILCGIMNIRLHGKTIIKPGVIVRGDLASVNIGRLSIISENTVIRPSSKKFKGSLVYFPQNIGDHVLVGEGCVISAASIGSNVYIGNNCIISKRCILKDCCIIADNTILPPDTVVPPFTYYSGTPGVYKEDLPDCIEQFQKEYTTSLYESFLPNTPASKGLPSTPTKLQTTTT, from the exons atgCAAGTTCAaccaaaatattttgaaaaatctcAATATATTGAAAcattaaatggtaataaagTTAGTAAATCATCAATATTATGTGGTATTATGAATATTAGATTACATGGTAAAACTATAATTAAACCTGGTGTTATTGTTAGAGGTGATTTAGCATCAGTAAATATAGGTAGattatcaataatatcaGAGAATACAGTAATTAGACCATCatcaaagaaatttaaagGTTCATTAGTTTATTTCCCTCAAAACATTGGTGATCATGTTTTAGTTGGTGAAGGTTGTGTAATTAGTGCAGCTTCAATAGGTTCAAATGTTTatattggtaataattgTATAATT tcaaAAAGATGTATATTAAAAGATTGTTGTATTATTGCAGATAATACAATTTTACCACCAGATACAGTTGTACCACCATTTACATATTATTCTGGTACACCTGGTGTTTATAAAGAAGATTTACCAGATTGTATagaacaatttcaaaaagaATATACTACTTCACTTTATGAATCATTTTTACCAAATACACCAGCATCAAAAGGTTTACCTTCAACTCCTACTAAATTACAAACTACGACAACATAA